The following are from one region of the Mycetohabitans rhizoxinica HKI 454 genome:
- the hemW gene encoding radical SAM family heme chaperone HemW: MVNHPIAGRASARFLPLAHADAPGSGGTVSAFIAPGRIRLTALPPLSLYVHFPWCVHKCPYCDFNSHAFTRGPNDAQFPETEYLDALRADLEAALPLIWGRPVHTVFIGGGTPSLLSAQAIDRLLSDLRALLPLDADAEITLEANPGTFEAAKFASFRSSGINRLSIGIQSFNDAHLQALGRIHDAAQARRAVEIAHSSFDNFNLDLMFALPGQRLAQCQADVETALSFAPPHLSLYHLTLEPNTYFHKYPPALPDDDTSADMQEWIHARTHEAGYNRYEVSAYARTHRQSRHNLNYWQFGDYLGIGAGAHSKLSFPERIVRQMRYKHPATYLAQTAAGAPIQEQHEVGVRDLPFEFMLNALRLTQGFPVHRFIERTGLTMTSIEPALAQAERRGLIRRDHASIAPTPLGQRFLNDLQALFLKDDA; the protein is encoded by the coding sequence ATGGTGAATCATCCCATAGCGGGACGTGCATCCGCACGTTTCTTACCGCTCGCGCACGCCGACGCGCCGGGATCGGGCGGCACGGTGTCCGCGTTCATTGCGCCGGGACGCATCCGGCTCACCGCACTGCCGCCGCTGTCCCTGTATGTGCATTTTCCATGGTGCGTGCACAAGTGTCCGTATTGCGACTTCAATTCGCACGCATTCACACGCGGCCCAAACGACGCACAGTTTCCTGAAACCGAGTATCTGGACGCGCTACGTGCCGACCTAGAAGCGGCGTTGCCGTTGATCTGGGGACGGCCGGTCCATACCGTGTTCATCGGCGGTGGAACGCCAAGCCTGCTGTCGGCACAGGCGATTGACCGGCTGTTGTCAGACCTACGCGCGTTGCTGCCACTGGACGCAGATGCAGAAATCACGCTCGAGGCCAATCCCGGCACGTTCGAAGCTGCCAAGTTCGCGAGCTTTCGCAGCAGCGGCATCAACCGGCTCTCGATCGGCATCCAAAGTTTTAACGACGCTCACTTGCAGGCACTGGGCCGCATTCACGACGCGGCGCAAGCCCGCCGCGCGGTAGAAATCGCGCACTCTAGCTTTGACAACTTCAATTTGGACTTGATGTTTGCACTGCCGGGCCAGAGGCTGGCGCAATGCCAGGCAGACGTGGAGACCGCGCTGTCATTCGCGCCGCCTCATTTGTCGCTGTACCACCTCACGCTGGAGCCGAACACCTATTTCCACAAGTACCCCCCTGCGCTGCCCGACGACGACACGTCGGCCGACATGCAGGAGTGGATCCATGCACGCACGCATGAAGCCGGCTACAACCGCTACGAAGTGTCAGCGTACGCCAGAACGCACCGGCAAAGCCGGCACAACCTGAATTACTGGCAATTCGGCGATTATCTGGGTATCGGCGCAGGCGCGCATTCGAAACTGTCCTTCCCGGAACGGATTGTGCGACAGATGCGCTACAAACACCCCGCCACCTATCTGGCGCAGACCGCCGCGGGCGCACCGATCCAGGAACAGCACGAAGTTGGGGTGCGAGATCTGCCGTTCGAATTCATGCTCAATGCGCTGCGGCTGACGCAGGGCTTCCCAGTGCACCGTTTCATTGAGCGGACCGGGCTGACGATGACATCGATCGAGCCCGCCCTTGCGCAAGCTGAACGCCGTGGCTTGATCCGCCGCGATCATGCGAGTATCGCGCCGACGCCGCTCGGACAACGTTTCCTGAACGACTTGCAGGCATTATTTTTGAAGGATGACGCGTGA
- the rdgB gene encoding RdgB/HAM1 family non-canonical purine NTP pyrophosphatase, with the protein MSGHLGPALSRIVLASNNAGKLREFSALNAFGIDLVPQHALRVGEAPEPHPTFIENALEKARHASRVTGLPALADDSGLCVHALGGAPGVYSARYAQLAGGEKSDAANNARLLDVLRAHADRRAYYYCVLVLVRHVDDPEPLIADGRWHGEILTEARGGHGFGYDPLFYVPALQASAAQLQPEVKNAHSHRALALAELIRRLKDTW; encoded by the coding sequence ATGAGCGGCCACCTCGGACCTGCGCTGTCGCGCATCGTGCTAGCGTCGAACAACGCTGGCAAGCTGCGCGAATTTTCTGCGCTGAACGCGTTTGGCATCGATCTCGTGCCGCAGCACGCATTGCGCGTGGGCGAGGCGCCCGAGCCCCATCCGACGTTCATCGAGAACGCACTGGAAAAAGCGCGTCACGCGTCACGCGTCACCGGCTTGCCCGCGCTCGCCGACGATTCGGGACTATGCGTGCATGCGCTGGGCGGCGCCCCGGGCGTCTATTCAGCCCGCTATGCGCAATTGGCCGGTGGCGAAAAATCCGATGCGGCCAACAACGCGCGCCTGCTCGACGTGTTGCGCGCGCATGCCGACCGGCGCGCCTACTACTATTGCGTGTTGGTGCTGGTGCGCCATGTCGACGATCCCGAGCCGCTGATCGCCGACGGTCGCTGGCACGGCGAAATCCTCACCGAGGCCCGCGGCGGGCACGGTTTCGGCTACGACCCGCTGTTCTATGTCCCCGCGCTGCAAGCAAGCGCCGCCCAGTTGCAGCCGGAAGTGAAGAACGCCCATAGCCATCGCGCGCTGGCGTTGGCAGAGTTGATCCGTCGATTGAAGGACACATGGTGA
- the rph gene encoding ribonuclease PH — protein MKVSTSRPSGRAADALRDVCITRHYTKHAEGSVLIECGDTKVICTASVLEKVPEFLRDRGRGWLTAEYGMLPRATHTRSDREAARGKQSGRTQEIQRLIGRALRAVFDLEKLGPRTLHIDCDVIQADGGTRCASITGAFIAAHDAVDTLLAHGKLTATPILDHVAAVSVGIHGATPVLDLDYAEDSHCDTDMNVVMTGAGRFVEVQGTAEGEPFSRDELNALLGLAESGITRLIELQKKALQP, from the coding sequence ATGAAAGTTTCGACTTCGCGGCCCAGCGGCCGCGCCGCCGACGCACTGCGCGACGTGTGCATCACACGCCACTATACGAAGCATGCCGAAGGTTCCGTGTTGATCGAATGCGGCGACACGAAAGTGATTTGCACCGCTAGCGTGCTGGAAAAAGTACCCGAATTCCTGCGCGATCGCGGGCGCGGCTGGCTCACCGCCGAGTACGGCATGCTGCCGCGCGCGACGCACACGCGCAGCGATCGCGAGGCGGCGCGTGGCAAACAGAGCGGCCGCACGCAAGAAATCCAGCGACTCATCGGTCGTGCACTGCGCGCGGTGTTCGACTTGGAGAAATTAGGCCCGCGCACGCTGCATATCGACTGCGACGTGATCCAGGCCGACGGCGGCACACGTTGTGCGAGCATCACTGGCGCATTCATCGCCGCACACGATGCGGTGGACACGCTACTGGCGCACGGCAAGCTCACCGCGACGCCGATCCTCGATCACGTCGCGGCGGTGTCGGTTGGCATCCACGGCGCAACGCCGGTGCTCGATCTGGACTACGCGGAAGACTCGCACTGCGACACCGACATGAATGTGGTGATGACCGGGGCCGGCCGCTTCGTCGAGGTGCAAGGCACAGCCGAAGGCGAACCGTTCAGCCGCGACGAGCTGAACGCACTGCTCGGTCTGGCCGAATCCGGCATCACGCGACTGATCGAGTTGCAGAAAAAGGCGCTGCAGCCATGA
- the gmk gene encoding guanylate kinase, whose product MTNNRNPYAGEYPGNLFMVVAPSGAGKSTLVNALLARDPSIRLSVSYTTRPPRPNETNGVQYHFIPASDFLERHAQGEFLESAEVHGNYYGTSRVWIEEQMRRGVDVLLEIDWQGAQQVRKQFRNAVGIFILPPSLDALEERLRKRGQDEPNVIVRRLLAAGSEIAHAPEFEYVLINEHFDRALTEIQTVVAATRLRFASQRARHEKLFVELGIHSSQADGSRGELK is encoded by the coding sequence ATGACGAACAATCGCAATCCCTACGCCGGAGAATATCCCGGTAACCTGTTCATGGTGGTCGCGCCGTCCGGCGCGGGCAAGTCCACGTTGGTCAACGCGCTATTGGCGCGCGACCCGTCGATCCGGCTGTCGGTGTCGTACACCACCCGGCCGCCGCGGCCGAACGAGACGAACGGCGTTCAGTATCATTTCATCCCGGCGTCCGACTTCCTCGAGCGTCATGCCCAGGGTGAATTTCTCGAGAGTGCCGAAGTCCATGGCAATTACTATGGTACGTCGCGCGTGTGGATCGAAGAGCAGATGAGGCGTGGCGTAGACGTGCTGCTCGAAATCGATTGGCAGGGCGCGCAGCAGGTGCGTAAGCAGTTCCGAAACGCGGTCGGCATCTTTATTCTGCCGCCGTCGCTTGACGCGCTCGAGGAGCGTCTGCGCAAGCGTGGGCAGGACGAGCCGAACGTGATTGTGCGCCGGCTGCTGGCCGCCGGCAGCGAGATCGCGCATGCGCCCGAATTTGAATATGTATTAATCAACGAGCATTTCGATCGTGCGTTGACCGAAATACAGACCGTGGTCGCCGCGACGCGGCTGCGTTTCGCATCGCAGCGCGCACGCCACGAGAAGCTGTTCGTCGAGCTGGGCATCCACTCATCGCAGGCGGATGGATCGCGCGGTGAGTTAAAATAG
- the rpoZ gene encoding DNA-directed RNA polymerase subunit omega, whose product MARITVEDCLEHIPNRFELALAATYRARQLAQGHTPKIESKDKPTVLALREIAEGKVGIEMLKKVPV is encoded by the coding sequence ATGGCTCGCATTACCGTCGAAGACTGCCTGGAACATATCCCGAACCGCTTCGAGCTTGCGCTTGCGGCGACGTATCGTGCGCGCCAACTCGCGCAGGGCCACACACCGAAGATCGAAAGCAAGGATAAGCCGACGGTACTCGCGCTGCGCGAGATTGCCGAAGGAAAGGTCGGCATCGAGATGTTGAAGAAAGTGCCGGTCTGA